The following coding sequences are from one Paenibacillus stellifer window:
- a CDS encoding amidohydrolase, producing the protein MSDKWIVRGGKFVVPGDDKPAVIGGDMIVENGVITYIGEALNAVPEGVETFDGSRLLFMPGLVNTHGHAAMSLLRGYGDDLALQIWLQEKMWPMEAKFTGDDVYWGSALSVLEMLKGGTTTFLDMYDHMDRVAEVAEKSGIRAVLMRGVIGLCPEEVQRQKLAEAVAFAKDYHGSAGGRITAMISPHSPYTCPPDFFEKFVQAAHDLDLPLHTHMSETRREVEQNEADFGLRPVAHLEKLGMFTRPSLVAHGVHLNDEEIEILARYQVGVSHNPGSNLKLASGVARVPELLKAGVTVSLGTDGPASNNNLDMFEEMRLAALIHKGVSGDPTAVPASEALRMATEYGAKSIFLDQIGKLAPGMKADFIALDIDQPHLLPHTDLVSHAVYSASAKDVEHVWVDGKQVVKHGLCLTLDEEEVRRKAQEAFEGLLKR; encoded by the coding sequence ATGAGCGATAAGTGGATCGTCCGCGGCGGCAAATTTGTCGTGCCCGGAGATGATAAGCCCGCCGTGATTGGCGGAGATATGATCGTGGAGAATGGGGTAATCACATACATAGGAGAAGCATTGAATGCTGTTCCCGAGGGCGTGGAGACATTCGATGGCAGCCGGCTGCTGTTCATGCCCGGCTTGGTCAATACACATGGTCATGCGGCGATGTCGCTGCTTCGCGGTTATGGGGACGACCTCGCACTGCAAATCTGGCTGCAGGAGAAAATGTGGCCAATGGAAGCGAAATTCACCGGAGATGACGTCTACTGGGGAAGCGCGCTGTCCGTACTGGAAATGCTGAAAGGCGGCACGACCACCTTCCTTGATATGTACGATCATATGGACCGGGTGGCCGAGGTGGCGGAGAAATCCGGCATTCGCGCCGTGCTGATGCGCGGCGTCATTGGACTGTGCCCGGAAGAGGTGCAGCGTCAGAAGCTGGCGGAAGCCGTTGCCTTTGCCAAAGATTATCACGGAAGCGCAGGGGGACGGATTACAGCGATGATATCGCCGCACTCCCCGTATACTTGTCCGCCTGATTTCTTCGAGAAATTCGTTCAGGCCGCGCATGATTTGGACCTTCCTCTGCATACCCACATGTCGGAGACCCGCCGTGAAGTGGAGCAGAATGAGGCGGATTTCGGGCTGCGTCCCGTCGCTCATCTGGAGAAGCTCGGCATGTTCACCCGGCCGTCACTGGTGGCGCATGGGGTGCATCTGAATGACGAGGAGATTGAAATTCTGGCCCGTTATCAGGTCGGCGTCTCCCACAATCCGGGAAGCAATCTGAAACTGGCGAGTGGAGTCGCGCGGGTTCCCGAGCTCCTTAAGGCGGGCGTTACGGTTTCCTTGGGAACGGACGGTCCAGCGAGCAACAATAATCTGGATATGTTCGAGGAAATGCGTCTGGCTGCCTTGATTCATAAAGGGGTCTCCGGCGATCCGACGGCTGTGCCTGCGAGTGAAGCTCTGCGTATGGCTACAGAGTATGGAGCGAAGTCTATCTTCCTGGATCAGATAGGCAAGCTTGCGCCCGGAATGAAGGCGGATTTTATCGCCCTGGATATTGACCAGCCGCATCTGCTGCCGCATACGGATCTGGTATCACATGCCGTATACTCGGCAAGCGCCAAGGACGTCGAGCATGTATGGGTAGATGGCAAGCAGGTTGTGAAGCACGGCCTCTGCCTGACGCTGGATGAGGAAGAAGTCCGCCGCAAGGCGCAGGAAGCATTTGAGGGACTGCTCAAAAGGTAG
- a CDS encoding DnaD domain protein translates to MDSREGNGWAHGLSFGLQSGMAVIPYALLTFYRKLNLTGSETLLLIHLLSFRQVEGKEFPSLEELQAVTGRSASAIAGELQKLIKEGFLRIEAGSDDGLGLHYERYDFSVLYDKLGQYLADQRAAGSAENGKSGQSAGRAAMQPKNGAAAATAGKGIDPAEEETPSLFVVFEREFGRPLSPMEFETIAGWLDQDRYPEELIRLALKESVFAGKVYFRYIDRILLEWSRNRVKNAQDVKAYSQRFRGGS, encoded by the coding sequence ATGGACAGCAGAGAAGGAAACGGCTGGGCTCACGGCCTGTCCTTCGGGCTGCAGAGCGGAATGGCTGTAATTCCCTACGCGCTGCTTACCTTTTACAGGAAGCTGAATCTGACCGGCAGCGAGACGCTGCTGCTCATTCATCTGCTCTCCTTCCGTCAGGTGGAGGGCAAGGAATTTCCATCGCTGGAGGAGCTTCAGGCCGTGACCGGCCGGAGCGCCTCCGCGATTGCCGGCGAGCTGCAGAAGCTGATCAAAGAAGGCTTTCTGCGGATTGAGGCGGGCAGCGATGACGGACTCGGGCTGCATTATGAACGGTACGACTTCTCGGTGCTGTACGATAAGCTGGGTCAGTACCTGGCTGATCAGCGGGCTGCGGGGTCTGCGGAGAATGGCAAGTCGGGACAGTCGGCGGGAAGAGCCGCTATGCAGCCCAAGAACGGCGCTGCGGCTGCCACAGCCGGCAAGGGGATCGACCCGGCGGAAGAGGAGACACCCAGTCTGTTCGTCGTGTTCGAACGGGAATTCGGACGCCCGCTGTCCCCGATGGAATTCGAGACGATTGCGGGCTGGCTGGACCAGGACCGGTATCCGGAGGAATTGATCCGGCTTGCATTGAAGGAATCGGTATTTGCGGGCAAGGTCTACTTCCGTTATATCGACCGCATCTTGCTGGAATGGAGCCGTAACCGGGTGAAAAATGCCCAGGATGTCAAAGCGTACTCCCAGCGGTTCCGTGGGGGAAGCTGA
- the proC gene encoding pyrroline-5-carboxylate reductase — MCQQTAKPLIQDQIVFHGAGSMSEAIVRGLIARSVVHADHIVMLNRSNSERLAELRSRYGVTGSNDPAQKDDYLASAPIIVLAMKPKDAAAALRALGPILKDNQLIVSVIAGLSIRTIQGLLGRKQPVVRTMPNTSSSIGLGATGIAFSKEVSEEQRRLSLNIFEAVGITAVIDEERMETLTGISGSGPAYIYYMMEAMIAAGIRGGLTKEQSAELTIQTVLGAARMVQQTGEEPAALRKKVTSPGGSTQAALEVLDKGNFFETIIAAVSRCAERSREMGAALDQELAKDKETEES; from the coding sequence ATGTGTCAACAAACTGCCAAACCGCTTATTCAGGACCAGATCGTCTTTCACGGCGCAGGCTCGATGTCAGAAGCCATCGTTCGCGGCCTGATCGCACGCTCCGTCGTCCATGCGGATCATATCGTCATGCTGAACCGCAGCAACAGCGAACGTCTAGCCGAGCTTCGATCCAGATACGGCGTTACCGGCAGCAACGATCCGGCTCAGAAGGACGACTATCTGGCTTCCGCCCCGATTATCGTGCTAGCCATGAAGCCCAAAGATGCGGCCGCGGCGCTTCGTGCGCTTGGGCCGATCCTCAAGGATAACCAGCTTATTGTCTCGGTCATTGCGGGGCTGTCCATCCGCACGATTCAGGGACTGCTCGGCCGGAAGCAGCCGGTTGTACGCACCATGCCGAACACCTCCAGTTCCATTGGCCTCGGAGCAACGGGAATCGCCTTCTCGAAGGAAGTGTCCGAGGAGCAGCGCCGGCTTTCGCTCAACATCTTCGAGGCGGTCGGCATCACCGCCGTAATCGATGAAGAGCGCATGGAGACGCTGACCGGAATTTCCGGCAGCGGTCCGGCTTACATCTATTACATGATGGAAGCCATGATCGCCGCCGGAATCCGGGGCGGACTGACCAAGGAACAAAGCGCCGAGCTGACGATCCAGACGGTCCTTGGGGCAGCCCGGATGGTACAGCAGACTGGCGAAGAGCCTGCCGCCCTGCGCAAGAAAGTAACCTCGCCCGGCGGCTCGACGCAGGCTGCGCTGGAAGTGCTCGATAAAGGCAACTTCTTCGAAACCATCATTGCGGCGGTAAGCCGCTGCGCTGAACGGTCCCGTGAAATGGGCGCAGCGCTCGATCAAGAGCTTGCGAAGGACAAGGAAACCGAAGAGAGTTGA
- a CDS encoding acetate/propionate family kinase, producing MKVLVINAGSSSLKYQLYDMTDESVLAKGLVERIGMDSSILTHKPTGKQEFTEVSEILEHTTAIRKVLSALTDKEHGVIDSIGEINAVGHRVVHGGEVFKKSALVDGPAKSEIRRLFDLAPLHNPAAVMGITASEVNMPGVPQVVVFDTAFHQTMPEKAYMYAIPRVLYNKYKVRRYGAHGTSHDFVSKAAAEFIGRPVEDLKIITCHIGNGASVTAVQGGVSVDTSMGMTPLEGLMMGTRSGDIDPAVVPYVMNKEELTPGEASSMLNKHSGLLAISGTSSDMRDIIDGYEKGEPNSTLAFEMYEYRLRKYIGSYVAAMDGVDVIVFTAGVGENASLLREKVLSNLTFLGIELDREANKVRSGDPRRISTAGSKVEVLVVPTNEELVIARDTLRIVQAQG from the coding sequence ATGAAAGTTCTCGTAATTAACGCAGGTTCTTCTTCGCTGAAATATCAGCTGTACGATATGACGGATGAATCCGTTCTGGCAAAAGGGCTGGTGGAGCGCATCGGGATGGACTCCTCCATCTTGACGCATAAGCCGACAGGCAAGCAGGAATTTACGGAGGTCAGCGAAATTCTGGAGCATACAACAGCGATCCGGAAGGTGCTGTCCGCCCTGACCGATAAAGAGCATGGCGTGATCGATTCCATCGGCGAAATCAACGCCGTGGGCCATCGGGTTGTGCACGGCGGCGAGGTCTTCAAGAAATCGGCTCTCGTTGACGGTCCTGCCAAATCGGAAATTCGCCGTCTGTTTGACCTGGCGCCGTTACATAACCCGGCAGCCGTTATGGGGATTACCGCTTCGGAAGTCAATATGCCGGGCGTGCCGCAGGTTGTCGTATTCGACACCGCGTTCCACCAGACGATGCCGGAGAAGGCTTATATGTATGCCATTCCGCGCGTTCTGTACAATAAGTACAAGGTTCGCCGCTACGGCGCGCATGGCACGTCCCATGACTTCGTCAGCAAGGCCGCTGCCGAGTTCATCGGACGTCCGGTTGAAGATCTTAAGATCATTACCTGCCATATCGGCAACGGTGCCAGTGTAACAGCTGTGCAGGGAGGCGTCTCGGTGGATACGTCCATGGGCATGACTCCGCTGGAAGGTCTCATGATGGGTACGCGAAGCGGAGACATCGACCCGGCTGTCGTTCCTTATGTTATGAACAAGGAAGAGCTGACGCCTGGCGAAGCAAGCTCGATGCTGAACAAGCACAGCGGTCTGCTCGCGATCTCCGGCACAAGCAGTGACATGCGCGACATCATCGACGGTTACGAGAAAGGCGAGCCTAACTCGACCCTGGCCTTTGAAATGTATGAATACCGGCTTCGCAAGTACATCGGTTCCTATGTGGCAGCGATGGACGGCGTTGACGTCATCGTCTTCACAGCCGGCGTCGGCGAGAATGCCTCGCTGCTGCGGGAGAAGGTTCTCAGCAACCTGACCTTCCTCGGCATCGAGCTTGACCGCGAAGCCAACAAGGTTCGCTCCGGCGATCCTCGCCGCATTTCGACTGCGGGCTCCAAGGTGGAAGTTCTCGTCGTTCCGACGAACGAGGAACTCGTAATCGCCCGCGATACGCTTCGTATCGTGCAAGCGCAAGGATAA
- a CDS encoding 3-hydroxyacyl-CoA dehydrogenase family protein: MNFKKIGVIGGGTMGQGIAEMLAAKGLDVLLVEKTPEKLDYSYSMIETSLDKQLEKWAITQAEKKLILGRIQKVTHFAELSACDMVIETIIEDLEEKKKVFNQLDQVCPNNIILASNTSTLSLTELASSTMYPERVIGMHFIYPVAKVDVVELVRGLKTSDTTFENTKAFVDEVVEKKGVMIYESPGFVTSRLICLFINEAMHVLQEGVASAKDIDDAMRVGYQFQYGPLEMADRFGLDSVLAALERMFREFGELKYRPSTILKKMVRAGQLGMKSGEGFFKYDKDGDRI; encoded by the coding sequence ATGAATTTCAAAAAAATCGGTGTCATCGGCGGAGGCACGATGGGACAAGGGATTGCCGAAATGCTGGCAGCCAAGGGCCTGGATGTGCTTCTCGTGGAGAAGACGCCGGAGAAATTGGACTATTCCTACAGCATGATTGAGACAAGTCTGGACAAACAGTTGGAGAAATGGGCAATTACCCAAGCAGAGAAGAAGCTCATTCTCGGCCGTATCCAGAAAGTCACTCACTTCGCCGAACTCAGCGCCTGCGATATGGTCATAGAGACGATTATCGAGGATCTGGAGGAGAAGAAGAAAGTATTCAATCAGCTTGACCAGGTATGTCCGAACAATATTATTCTCGCCAGCAATACATCCACGCTCAGCTTGACCGAGCTTGCCAGCTCGACCATGTACCCGGAGCGTGTAATTGGCATGCACTTTATTTATCCGGTGGCCAAGGTTGACGTTGTCGAACTCGTACGCGGCCTGAAGACTTCCGATACCACTTTTGAGAATACCAAAGCATTCGTCGACGAAGTTGTCGAGAAGAAAGGCGTAATGATTTATGAATCCCCGGGATTCGTAACTTCACGCCTCATTTGCCTGTTCATCAACGAAGCGATGCATGTGCTTCAGGAAGGCGTCGCATCCGCCAAAGATATCGACGATGCCATGCGCGTTGGCTACCAGTTCCAATATGGTCCGCTTGAAATGGCCGACCGTTTCGGCCTGGATTCGGTTCTTGCCGCCCTGGAACGGATGTTCCGCGAGTTCGGCGAGCTGAAATACCGCCCTTCGACGATTCTGAAGAAGATGGTTCGCGCAGGACAACTGGGAATGAAATCGGGCGAAGGCTTCTTCAAGTATGACAAGGATGGTGACCGCATATGA
- the asnS gene encoding asparagine--tRNA ligase → MANKTVIRGVKDHVGESVVIGSWVNNKRSSGKIQFLQLRDGTGYIQGVVVKSEVPEEVWDAAKSLTQESSLYVTGIIREEPRSQSGYEMTVTGIEILHLTENYPITPKEHGVDFLMDHRHLWLRSSKQRAILVIRAEIIRAVQEYFDINGFTLVDPPILTPTSAEGTTNLFHTKYFEEDAYLTQSGQLYMEAAAMALGRVYSFGPTFRAEKSKTRRHLIEFWMIEPEMAFTEHEESLRVQEEFISHVVQSVLKNCRVELEAVGRDVSKLENIKAPFPRITYDDAIEFLHSKGFDIPWGEDFGAPHETAIAEEYDKPVFITHYPAGIKAFYMKPDPNRPEVVLCADMIAPEGYGEIIGGSQRIDDPELLEERFKEHELSLETYKWYMDLRTYGSVPHSGFGLGLERTVAWICGLDHVRETIPFPRTLYRLYP, encoded by the coding sequence ATGGCTAACAAAACAGTGATCAGAGGCGTAAAGGATCATGTCGGCGAAAGCGTCGTCATCGGCAGCTGGGTGAACAACAAGCGTTCCAGCGGTAAAATCCAGTTCCTGCAGCTTCGGGACGGCACCGGTTACATTCAGGGTGTTGTTGTGAAATCGGAGGTTCCGGAGGAGGTCTGGGATGCGGCGAAAAGTCTGACTCAGGAGAGCTCCTTATATGTAACCGGGATCATCCGCGAGGAGCCGAGAAGCCAGTCAGGTTATGAAATGACCGTTACAGGCATCGAGATTTTGCATCTGACCGAGAACTATCCGATTACCCCGAAGGAGCATGGCGTCGATTTCCTGATGGATCACCGTCATCTGTGGCTCCGTTCCTCCAAACAGCGGGCGATTCTGGTGATCAGGGCGGAGATCATCCGGGCGGTTCAGGAGTATTTTGACATAAACGGCTTCACGCTGGTCGATCCTCCGATTCTGACTCCGACATCCGCTGAAGGGACAACCAATCTGTTCCATACCAAATATTTCGAAGAGGACGCTTATCTGACCCAGAGCGGCCAGCTCTACATGGAAGCCGCAGCGATGGCGCTCGGACGCGTGTATTCCTTCGGTCCGACCTTCCGGGCTGAGAAGTCGAAGACGCGCCGCCATCTGATCGAGTTCTGGATGATCGAGCCGGAAATGGCGTTCACCGAGCATGAGGAGAGCCTCCGCGTCCAGGAGGAATTCATCAGCCATGTCGTGCAATCCGTGCTTAAGAACTGCCGCGTGGAGCTTGAAGCCGTCGGCCGCGACGTCTCGAAGCTGGAGAATATCAAGGCGCCGTTCCCGCGGATTACGTATGACGATGCGATCGAGTTCCTGCACAGCAAGGGCTTCGATATTCCGTGGGGCGAGGACTTCGGTGCGCCGCATGAAACCGCGATTGCGGAGGAGTACGACAAGCCGGTCTTCATTACCCACTATCCGGCGGGCATCAAGGCTTTCTACATGAAGCCGGACCCGAACCGTCCGGAGGTTGTGCTCTGCGCGGATATGATTGCGCCGGAAGGCTACGGCGAAATTATCGGGGGCTCGCAGCGCATCGACGATCCGGAGCTTCTGGAAGAACGTTTCAAGGAGCATGAGCTGTCTCTGGAGACGTACAAATGGTACATGGACCTTCGCACCTACGGCTCCGTACCGCATTCCGGATTTGGCCTTGGGCTGGAGCGGACGGTCGCGTGGATCTGCGGTCTTGACCATGTGCGGGAGACGATTCCGTTCCCGCGGACACTGTACCGTCTCTATCCTTAA
- a CDS encoding AAA family ATPase, with protein MPKWTKEIIIGFVPVLLIFLAFLGLNIVPVIIAAVMVGGLLFITHMRGGIAVNAGAEKKRKKAGPAKLTFEEIGGQDNAKQELREALDFLIRHEEISKFGIRPLKGILLTGPPGTGKTLMAKAAAHYTNSVFVAASGSEFVEMYVGVGAGRIRDLFKDARSRAAKENKESAIIFIDEIDVIGGKREGGQQREYDQTLNQLLTEMDGIYNSDTPRILLIAATNRKEMLDSALLRPGRFDRHIQVDMPDKKGRKSILELHAKNKPLHESVNLDKIAEEAYNFSGAQLESVMNEAAIYMMRENLTQVEHRHLAMAIDKVMMGEKTDRETNQEEKKRVAIHELGHAIMAESLRPGSVSQVTLTPRGQALGYVRHNPQQEQYLYTKEFLEEQIMIALGGAAAEEIFYGGRSTGSRGDFDQALGIVEMMMKSGLTSLGIAKLEMVTTEEIMKENTSILDELMSRTRDILENKRNIFEYSLDILMKEEVLSGDQFRCQFRDSVLLPA; from the coding sequence ATGCCTAAATGGACCAAGGAAATCATCATCGGATTCGTACCTGTACTGCTTATTTTTCTGGCTTTTCTCGGCCTCAATATTGTGCCGGTAATTATCGCGGCCGTCATGGTCGGTGGCTTGCTGTTCATTACGCATATGCGGGGCGGAATTGCCGTTAATGCAGGTGCGGAAAAGAAGCGCAAAAAGGCCGGCCCTGCGAAGCTGACCTTTGAGGAAATCGGCGGCCAGGACAACGCGAAGCAGGAGCTGCGCGAGGCGCTCGACTTCCTGATCCGCCACGAGGAGATCAGCAAGTTCGGCATCCGTCCTCTGAAGGGCATCCTGCTGACCGGCCCTCCCGGAACCGGCAAGACATTGATGGCCAAAGCCGCTGCTCATTACACCAATTCCGTATTTGTGGCAGCATCGGGCAGTGAATTTGTGGAGATGTACGTGGGTGTCGGCGCCGGCCGCATTCGCGATCTCTTCAAGGATGCCCGGAGCCGAGCGGCGAAGGAGAACAAAGAGAGCGCCATTATTTTTATCGATGAAATCGATGTTATCGGAGGCAAGCGTGAAGGCGGCCAACAGCGGGAATACGACCAGACGCTGAACCAGCTCCTTACCGAGATGGACGGCATCTACAATTCCGATACGCCGCGTATTCTGCTCATCGCTGCGACGAACCGCAAGGAGATGCTGGACTCGGCGCTGCTGCGCCCTGGACGGTTCGACCGTCATATCCAGGTGGATATGCCCGACAAGAAGGGCCGCAAGTCAATTCTGGAGCTGCATGCCAAGAACAAGCCTCTGCACGAAAGCGTCAATCTCGACAAGATCGCCGAGGAAGCCTATAATTTCTCCGGCGCCCAGCTTGAGAGCGTCATGAACGAAGCCGCCATTTACATGATGCGTGAAAATCTGACGCAGGTGGAGCACCGGCATCTGGCGATGGCGATCGACAAAGTGATGATGGGCGAGAAGACGGACCGCGAGACCAATCAGGAAGAGAAGAAGCGCGTGGCGATTCACGAGCTTGGACATGCCATTATGGCGGAATCGCTGCGTCCGGGAAGCGTCAGTCAGGTTACACTGACTCCGCGCGGACAGGCACTAGGTTATGTAAGACATAATCCGCAGCAGGAACAGTACTTATATACTAAGGAGTTTTTGGAAGAGCAGATTATGATCGCACTGGGCGGCGCCGCAGCCGAGGAAATTTTCTACGGCGGACGCAGCACAGGCTCCCGTGGAGACTTTGACCAGGCGCTCGGCATTGTGGAGATGATGATGAAATCGGGCCTGACATCGCTTGGCATCGCCAAGCTTGAAATGGTCACGACCGAAGAAATCATGAAAGAGAATACCAGCATCCTGGACGAACTGATGAGCCGCACACGGGACATCCTTGAGAACAAACGGAATATCTTCGAGTATTCCCTGGATATCCTCATGAAGGAAGAAGTGCTGTCCGGCGATCAATTTCGTTGTCAATTTCGTGACAGTGTACTTTTACCGGCATAA
- a CDS encoding glutamate-5-semialdehyde dehydrogenase — protein sequence MSEVVAKAELAKSVVTALGKLTTAQKNEALLTMADALQQNADAIIAANAKDLERGKENGTPESMLDRLALNAARIEAIAEGLRQIVALPDPVGDTLETLERPNGLIIEKIRVPLGVIGIIYEARPNVTVDAAGLCLKTGNAVVLRGGSAALYTNRQIVEVLHAALAETNMPPEALQLIEDPNRASVDEMLKLNGLLDVIIPRGGSSLIQNVVRNATVPVIETGAGICHTYVDEGADPAMAEAIALNAKAQRPSVCNSMETLLVHRTFAGEHLPALGEAFRDARVELRGCNRTRTLIPWALPVTEENFATEYNDYILNVKVVDDIDEALEHIAKYGTKHSECIVTENEENAERFQDDVDAAAVYHNASTRFTDGFEFGFGAEIGISTQKLHARGPMGLPALTSVKYKIYGNGQIRK from the coding sequence ATGAGTGAAGTCGTTGCGAAAGCGGAGCTTGCCAAGAGTGTGGTCACCGCGCTCGGCAAGCTGACTACTGCGCAGAAGAACGAAGCGCTGCTGACCATGGCCGATGCGCTGCAGCAAAATGCAGACGCCATTATTGCAGCCAATGCAAAGGATCTGGAACGCGGAAAAGAGAACGGTACACCGGAATCCATGCTCGACCGGCTGGCGCTGAACGCCGCCCGGATTGAAGCCATTGCCGAAGGACTCCGTCAGATTGTAGCTCTTCCCGATCCCGTAGGCGACACGCTGGAGACGCTGGAACGTCCAAACGGCCTGATCATTGAGAAGATCAGGGTTCCGCTCGGCGTCATCGGCATTATTTACGAAGCCCGCCCGAATGTAACGGTCGACGCCGCCGGACTATGCCTGAAGACAGGCAATGCCGTCGTCCTTCGCGGTGGCTCAGCCGCTCTATACACCAACCGCCAAATCGTCGAGGTGCTGCATGCCGCTCTTGCAGAGACCAACATGCCGCCCGAAGCGCTCCAACTGATCGAGGATCCAAACCGCGCTTCGGTTGATGAAATGCTGAAGCTGAATGGACTGCTCGATGTGATCATTCCGCGCGGCGGAAGCTCGCTTATCCAGAACGTCGTCCGGAATGCGACTGTTCCGGTTATCGAGACTGGAGCCGGAATCTGCCACACTTATGTGGATGAAGGCGCCGACCCTGCTATGGCGGAAGCAATCGCGCTCAACGCCAAGGCGCAGCGTCCTTCGGTCTGCAATTCGATGGAGACGCTGCTTGTTCATCGCACGTTCGCCGGTGAGCATCTGCCTGCCCTGGGAGAAGCCTTCAGGGACGCAAGAGTCGAGCTTCGTGGCTGCAACCGTACCCGTACTCTCATTCCGTGGGCGCTGCCTGTGACCGAGGAGAATTTTGCTACGGAATATAACGATTATATTCTTAATGTCAAAGTAGTCGACGATATTGACGAAGCGCTGGAGCATATTGCCAAATACGGCACGAAGCATTCCGAATGCATCGTAACGGAGAACGAAGAGAATGCCGAGCGGTTTCAGGATGATGTGGATGCTGCCGCCGTCTACCATAACGCCTCCACTCGCTTTACCGACGGCTTCGAATTCGGCTTCGGCGCAGAGATCGGGATCAGCACCCAGAAGCTGCATGCGCGCGGACCGATGGGCCTGCCGGCGCTGACCTCAGTCAAATACAAAATCTACGGGAACGGACAAATCCGGAAATAA
- a CDS encoding redox-sensing transcriptional repressor Rex, which translates to MKSDKISEAVVRRLPVYLRFLNDLHRREISTVSSQELGQRLDLNPAQIRKDLAYFGDFGRKGIGYDVAYLIEKIRHILKLDQPINVALVGAGNLGHALSNYNAYLKDTMKITAVFDSYPPKVGTKINTLTVQPMEELSKTVREQGIRIGIITVPDQEAQNVANILIESGIEAILNFAPVILKTPQEVRVHAADFTTDLQSLAYYLHDGKDEEQDER; encoded by the coding sequence ATGAAATCGGACAAAATATCAGAGGCCGTTGTACGCAGGCTGCCTGTATACCTGCGCTTTCTGAACGACCTGCACCGGCGCGAAATCTCCACAGTCTCTTCTCAGGAATTGGGCCAGCGTCTGGATTTGAACCCTGCCCAGATTCGCAAGGATCTTGCCTATTTCGGAGATTTCGGAAGAAAAGGCATCGGTTATGATGTAGCTTATCTGATCGAGAAAATCCGTCATATTCTCAAGCTGGACCAGCCGATCAATGTTGCTCTGGTCGGAGCCGGTAACCTCGGCCACGCGCTGTCCAACTATAACGCCTATTTGAAAGACACGATGAAAATTACGGCTGTCTTCGATTCCTACCCGCCGAAGGTCGGAACCAAAATCAATACGCTGACCGTGCAGCCGATGGAAGAGCTGTCCAAGACCGTACGCGAACAGGGCATCCGGATTGGCATCATTACCGTGCCGGACCAGGAAGCGCAGAATGTGGCCAATATACTGATTGAATCAGGTATCGAAGCCATCCTTAATTTCGCTCCGGTCATCCTGAAGACCCCGCAAGAGGTTCGTGTGCACGCAGCCGATTTTACAACAGATCTGCAGAGCCTTGCCTATTATCTGCATGACGGAAAGGACGAAGAACAGGATGAGCGATAA
- a CDS encoding DUF5590 domain-containing protein: MRTRRKWILYGIFLAVLFLFALYQFFAYVLRDQWNERSAAEAAADSAAGLTEIDSVRKSVWDANSIYWVVSGKNASGTDMMVWVRFTEDGKPAGGQNGVYAQEVSKGVSEKKMRQLIESSIPGVQIKRLLAGAYNGEYVWQLFCKENDKYYYRFYRFSDGQQIGEGYSLPSR; encoded by the coding sequence TTGAGAACTAGGAGAAAATGGATTCTGTACGGGATCTTTCTGGCCGTGCTCTTTCTGTTCGCCCTCTATCAATTCTTCGCCTACGTACTGAGGGATCAATGGAATGAGCGTAGCGCGGCCGAAGCTGCCGCAGACAGCGCAGCGGGGCTGACAGAGATTGATAGTGTCCGGAAATCGGTGTGGGACGCGAACTCCATCTACTGGGTCGTCAGCGGCAAGAATGCATCCGGAACGGATATGATGGTCTGGGTGCGTTTCACAGAGGATGGCAAGCCGGCCGGCGGACAGAACGGCGTATACGCCCAGGAGGTCTCCAAAGGCGTCTCCGAGAAGAAGATGAGGCAGCTGATCGAGTCCTCAATTCCCGGCGTTCAAATCAAACGTCTGCTTGCCGGCGCGTATAACGGAGAGTATGTCTGGCAGCTTTTTTGCAAAGAGAATGACAAGTATTATTACCGGTTCTATCGGTTCTCGGACGGACAGCAGATTGGTGAAGGCTACTCCTTGCCCAGTCGTTGA